The segment ACAAGAAGTATGTTCAGCAGTGACTTTTTTCTGCCTCAAGTATGTTTCCGGAGAGAACTCACACTTCTGCACTTCCTAACAAGGAGCCAAATTCCTACATGTTTAAATTTGGATTTGTTCTTGTCACATCTACAGGTAGCAAAGGAGGAATCATATCTTAGCATTTGAGAAAGAACATGGTGCAAATCATCATTCCAAGATGGATTAGATATCTACTGTCTAGTATTATGTACCATATTTCATGTTGTTAGATTTATTGAGTAACTCATCAGAACTGCTTTCGGTTTTGTTGGCAGATCGTCCCCTCAGTGGCAATTGGTTTCACAGCATATGACACAATGAAGGCGTACCTTAATGTTCCTCCTCGGCAGAAATTAAAATCTGTATCAGCTGCATAAATATACACCCCCAAATGGTGACATCAACTCACATACTTCTGTATAGAACTTATGATGGTCTTTGATTACCAAGGGGGAAGAATACGTACTCAAGGCGTGCACAAGTTCTCGCCACGTGTGAGGTATGGAGAGGGGTTGGACCACATTGGGTATATTCTACACACCCCTACCTACATAGAATTTACTATACATCGCTTTCCTAGTCGTCTCTATTCCTTCTAACTAGCTCAATATTGTAGTTCCTGATGTGAAAGAATTACAGTATGCTCAAGAGTGTGCTTCTTACCTAAGTTGGATATTCTTACTTCTTGAAGATTAAAGGTTCAAAGAAGGATGTGTAGTGAAGGGAAATGTCTTCTTGAAAACAAGTGACTGTTTTTTCTTATTGGTATTtggtaaaagaaaatattgttaATTTGCACGAGTCTTTTATTCAGTCCAGACTCTAGAGGCTCTTTGGTCATTTGACTAGTTTTAAAGAACCTTGATAATCtctttaaaataaagaatatatgatgaatattataatatgcaaaaaatactatcaattttaattttaaaaatatttaagaagtaTCTAAAGGCTAGTTATATCAAGAGTAAGTCAATAGTATAAATCTTGCGATTTGAAACTTACTATTAGAAGGACCAAACATAATAATTTGACTTCCTAATTCAATTCAGGATGGTCAACTAAGAGGGAGTGGTAGCATTTGCAGATTTAGATTTAATAATTTGACTGGGAAATTCAACTTCGAATAGTCAACTAAGATTTACGTACATTCAAACTGATTTGTACATATTGACTGCGAATTCAATTTAGCATATGATAACGGAAAAGCCAAATGTTTGAAATTCACGAATGTGTGGTAGATCGCTAAACACTTCAAAGACTCTTTGTTAATGACATTGCAAGACATGACGACTTAGCCAACAACATGTGCCCTTGACGGTGAGTGTATGCATTGCTTCTACCATGATCTAACTTAAACAACCAAGAGAACTGAGATAacgttttcctttttttttttttaattaaccaTAGTCTCATAAACATTATTTGTAGTTGATTATACTGTTCACGAATCCTAATTGAGATAATGCAATAATGAATATTTCTCACTGAAGGCTTAGCCAGTAGCCACCTTTGCATACATGTTCTAAAACTCATTAATTAGCCGCTTGGTTAAAAATTATTCCTCTAATTGATTATAAGAAATACATGTACTGATTTAAGTCCCTTGCTCTAAGCTGTCACATTTCTCATCTTGTTTTTAGTTCTGTTGTttttgacaaaataaaaaagaacaatacCATGCCAAAGACTAGACTAtgaatgaataattattttgaaagttGGCATTTTGCAACAAtgataagtttttttaattaaatgggAGCTCGAGCGGTATAACGCCTCAACTCAGCTGTTTATATTTTTCAGCAATAACTCTGTCTATCAAAACTTAACATATATTGTTTCCATCTTGATTAAACAATTCAGGCTCAAGCTTGTGCCTAGAAACAAGACAAAATGGCTGTTTGGACAACCAAAGATCGACACATTCTCCATGTTTGCAACCAGGAACTAACCTTGCAAATTCCTCATTTCCAGTGACATCCAAGCAAATTGCACAATCATTAACGTCCAAACTCAAATCTTTTCCAACGATTTTAGGGAGTTTCTTGAGCTGAACATCAGAAAGTCCTTGCTTTCGAGCAGTTTTGATCACCACTCGAGAATGGTGATCATCCCTACCTCGTAAAAAAACAACGTAGAGGTAGAAGAAGAAGAGCAAAGCC is part of the Solanum pennellii chromosome 8, SPENNV200 genome and harbors:
- the LOC107027730 gene encoding E3 ubiquitin-protein ligase ATL23-like — its product is MALLFFFYLYVVFLRGRDDHHSRVVIKTARKQGLSDVQLKKLPKIVGKDLSLDVNDCAICLDVTGNEEFARLVPGCKHGECVDLWLSKQPFCLVSRHKLEPELFNQDGNNIC